From Scomber scombrus chromosome 6, fScoSco1.1, whole genome shotgun sequence, the proteins below share one genomic window:
- the kif21a gene encoding kinesin-like protein KIF21A, translating to MMMGQDESSVRVALRIRPQLAREKIEGCHICTYVMPGEPQVILGKDKSFTYDYVFDMDSQQDSIFSTCTEKLIDGCFEGYNATVFAYGQTGSGKTYTMGTGFDVNISDDELGIIPRAVHHLFKGIEERRQAAQEQGRPVPEFKINAQFLELYNEEVLDLFDSVRDMKQKSHIKIHEDANGGIYTVGVTTRTVSSEAEMMQCLKLGALSRTTASTQMNVQSSRSHAIFTIHLCQVRVCASDNQDNETDNRVSNGNSEMDEYETLSAKFHFVDLAGSERLKRTGATGDRAKEGISINCGLLALGNVISALGDRSKRSSHVPYRDSKLTRLLQDSLGGNSQTVMIACISPSDRDFMETLNTLKYANRARNIKNKVMVNQDKASQQISALRTEIARLQIELMEYKSGKRLAGEDGMESFSDMFHENAILQTENSNLRVRVKAMQETIDAQRGRLTQLISDQANQALARAGEGGTEEIGNMIQGYIKEIEELRAKLLESEAVNENLRKNLSRASNRQSFYGGPGSFSTPLLAPEKETSDIIELAKKDLEKLKKREKKKKKRLQLLLDEREREQREEVVEEVEDASANKEEVPDNDQEKGTEKEMAERVIEEAEMEVQEGSDHEEAEEDDEEDEEEMDVEESSDDSDSESDEKENFQADLANITCEIAIKQKLIDELENSQRRLHTLKQQYEQKLMMLQCKIRDTQLERDRVLHNMTSVETGTEDKARKIKAEYEKKLGLMNKELQKLQSAQKEHARLLKNQSQYEKQLKKLQLDVAEMKKTKVRLMKQMKEQQEKNRMNESRRNREIATLKKDQRKQEHQLRLLEAQKRQQELILRRKTEEVTALRRQARPTSGKIIRKLPELSQDSSHRPPSGRLYSSGNAAPNGTRSSYRRTVGIYSTRIARNKWSSLERRISDVIMQRMTISNMEADMNRLLKQREELTKRKEKVIRKRGRLDIEGPELEKAMLPLNEEVDALTANIDYINDSIADCQANIMQMEEAKEDGDTVDVSAVITSCTLAEARFLLDHFMSMAINKGLQAAQKESQVKVMEGRLKQTEITSATQNQLLFHMLKEKAEFNPELDALLGNALQELGNIPAENGDDSSSDESAQSPSAEGSTLTSDLMKLCGDTKTRNKARRRTTTQMELLYASSDSAPDAPTADFSGPMLPLAETPDGGGDTESSGSAVRDYTALSPGFSSKMGSISGPRTPSGVEKRAPEPSPLSRRKTYDKAQQAADRAKVKEIKQGIINPVPSTKSSRSSTLQCAHVAEGHSKAVLCVDCTDDLLFTGSKDRTCKVWNLVTGQEIMSLAGHPNNVVSVRYSSSLVFTISTSYIKVWDIRDSAKCIRTLSSSGQVSVGDICASTTSRTVTIPAGENQINQIALNPNGTVLYAAAGNSVRVWDLRRFASTGKLTGHLGPVMCLTVDKSGKNQDLVITGSKDHYIKLFDVTEGSLGSISPTHNFEPPHYDGIESLVVQGDMLFSGSRDNGIKKWDLNRKDLLQQVPNAHRDWVCALGVVPGTSALLSGCRGGVLKLWHTDTLGTIGELKGHDSPINAISCNSSHMFTASDDRTVKIWRVRGGLDSTSETVDNADEVASN from the exons GATTCGTCCTCAGCTGGCCCGCGAGAAGATCGAAGGATGTCACATCTGTACGTATGTGATGCCCGGGGAGCCTCAGGTGATCCTGGGCAAAGACAAGTCCTTCACCTACGACTACGTGTTCGACATGGACTCCCAGCAGGACAGCATCTTCTCCACCTGCACGGAGAAGCTGATCGACGGCTGCTTCGAGGGCTACAACGCCACCGTCTTCGCATACGGACAG ACGGGTTCGGGGAAGACCTACACCATGGGAACGGGCTTTGACGTCAACATCTCAGACGACGAGCTGGGTATCATTCCTCGTGCCGTCCACCATCTCTTCAAGGGCATCGAGGAGCGCAGACAGGCCGCTCAGGAGCAGGGACGGCCTGTACCTGAGTTTAAAATCAACGCCCAGTTCCTCGAG CTTTACAATGAGGAAGTTCTGGACCTGTTCGACTCCGTAAGAGACATGAAGCAGAAATCTCACATCAAGATTCACGAGGACGCCAACGGAGGAATCTACACAGTGGGAGTGACCACACGGACCGTTTCCTCTGAGGCAGAG atgatGCAGTGCCTGAAGCTGGGAGCTCTGTCTCGCACCACAGCCAGCACTCAGATGAACGTCCAGAGTTCTCGATCCCACGCCATCTTCACCATCCACCTGTGCCAAGTCCGCGTCTGTGCCTCCGACAAT CAAGACAATGAGACTGATAACAGAGTGTCCAACGGCAACTCTGAGATGGACGAGTACGAGACGCTGTCAGCCAAGTTTCACTTTGTTGACCTCGCCGGTTCAGAGAGGCTGAAGAGAACCGGAGCGACGGGTGATCGAGCCAAAGAGGGCATCTCCATCAACTGTGGACTG CTCGCTCTGGGGAATGTAATCAGTGCTTTGGGCGACCGGAGCAAACGCTCCTCACACGTGCCTTACAGAGACTCCAAACTCACCCGACTTCTACAGGACTCTTTAGGAGGAAACAG CCAAACAGTGATGATCGCATGCATCAGCCCGTCTGACCGTGACTTCATGGAGACGCTGAACACGCTGAAGTACGCCAACAGAGCCAGGAACATCAAGAACAAGGTGATGGTGAACCAGGACAAGGCCAGCCAGCAGATCAGCGCTCTCAGGACGGAGATAGCTCGACTGCAGATAGAGCTGATGGAGTACAAGTcg GGTAAACGCTTGGCGGGCGAGGACGGCATGGAGAGCTTCAGCGACATGTTCCATGAGAATGCAATCCTGCAGACGGAGAACAGCAACCTGAGAGTGAGGGTGAAGGCCATGCAGGAGACCATCGATGCCCAGAGAGGGCGGCTCACCCAGCTGATCAGTGACCAAGCAAACCAGGCTCTCGCCAGGGCAG gTGAAGGAGGCACTGAGGAGATTGGCAACATGATTCAGGGTTACATCAAAGAGATTGAAGAGCTCAG AGCCAAACTCTTAGAGAGCGAGGCTGTGAATGAGAACCTGAGGAAGAATTTGTCCCGTGCCTCCAACCGTCAGTCGTTCTACGGAGGGCCCGGATCTTTCTCCACGCCGCTGCTGGCCCCCGAGAAGGAGACTTCTGACATCATCGAGCTCGCCAAGAAAGACCTGGAGAAACTGAAGAAgcgagaaaaaaagaaaaagaaaag ACTCCAGCTGCTGttggatgagagagagagggagcaaagggaggaggtggtggaagAGGTTGAGGACGCCAG CGCCAACAAGGAGGAAGTTCCTGACAACGACCAAGAGAAGGGAACCGAGAAGGAAATGGCCGAGAGAGTCATCGAGGAGGCAGAAATG GAGGTCCAAGAAGGCAGCGACCACGAGGAGGCAGAAGAAGATGAcgaggaggacgaagaggagaTGGATGTAGAGGAGAGCTCTGATGATTCTGACTCTGAGTCGGATGAAAAAG AGAACTTCCAGGCAGATCTGGCCAACATCACCTGCGAGATCGCCATCAAGCAGAAGCTGATCGACGAGCTGGAGAACAGCCAGCGGCGTCTGCACACGCTCAAACAGCAGTACGAGCAGAAGCTGATGATGCTGCAGTGCAAGATCAGGGACACCCAGCTGGAGAGGGACCGCGTGCTCCATAACATGA CTTCAGTGGAAACCGGCACGGAGGACAAGGCTCGCAAGATCAAGGCTGAATATGAGAAGAAGCTGGGCCTCATGAACAAGGAGCTTCAGAAGCTGCAGTCTGCTCAGAAGGAGCACGCCCGCCTGCTGAAGAACCAATCACAGTACgagaaacagctgaaaaagCTTCAGCTGGATGTGGCggaaatgaaaaaaaccaaG GTTCGTCTCATGAAGCAGAtgaaggagcagcaggagaagaacAGGATGAACGAGTCTCGCAGAAACCGAGAAATTGCGACTTTGAAGAAAGACCAGCGCAAGCAAGAG CATCAACTGAGGCTACTGGAGGCTCAGAAAAGACAGCAGGAGCTTATTCTGAGGAGAAAGACGGAGGAG GTGACAGCTCTAAGGAGGCAGGCCAGACCCACCTCAGGGAAGATCATCAGGAAACTCCCAGAACTGAGCCAGGACTCCTCTCACCGCCCTCCCTCTGGGCGCCTGTACTCCTCCGGCAACGCCGCTCCTAACGGCACTCG gTCTTCCTACAGGCGTACAGTAGGTATTTACTCCACCAGGATCGCCCGTAATAAATGGTCGTCTCTTGAGCGACGGATAAGCGACGTCATCATGCAGAGGATGACCATCTCCAACATGGAGGCCGACATGAACCGCCTCCTCAAG CAACGGGAGGAGTTGACTAAGCGTAAGGAGAAGGTCATCAGGAAGAGAGGCCGGCTGGACATAGAAGGACCAGAATTGGAGAAGGCGATGCTTCCCCTGAACGAGGAAGTGGATGCATTAACCGCTAACATTGACTACATTAACGACAGCATCGCAGACTGTCAGGCCAACATCATGCAGATGGAGGAGGCAAAG gAGGACGGAGACACAGTGGACGTCTCTGCTGTGATTACTTCCTGCACGCTGGCAGAAGCTCGTTTCCTGCTGGATCACTTCATGTCAATGGCTATAAACAAG GGTCTGCAGGCGGCCCAGAAGGAGTCTCAGGTGAAGGTGATGGAGGGCAGGCTGAAGCAGACGGAGATCACCAGCGCCACACAGAACCAGCTGCTCTTTCACATGCTGAAGGAGAAGGCCGAGTTCAACCCGGAGCTGGACGCGCTGCTGGGAAACGCTCTGCAAG aGCTAGGTAACATCCCGGCTG AAAACGGGGATGATAGCAGCAGTGATGAGTCAGCCCAGAGCCCTTCTGCAGAGGGAAG CACCTTGACATCAGATCTTATGAAACTTTGTGGAGACACCAAAACAAGAAATAAG GCTCGTAGGAGGACCACCACTCAGATGGAGCTACTGTATGCAAGCAGTGACTCCGCCCCCGACGCGCCCACCGCAGACTTCTCCGGTCCGATGTTACCGTTAGCTGAAACgccagatggaggaggagacacGGAATCATCAGGCTCAGCAGTCAGGGACTACACCGCTCTCTCTCCCGGCTTTTCCTCTAAAATGGGCAGCAT TTCTGGCCCCAGAACTCCGTCAGGGGTGGAAAAGCGAGCGCCGGAGCCTTCCCCGCTCTCTCGCAGGAAGACGTATGACAAGGCACAACAAGCAGCCGACAGGGCAAAGGTCAAGGAGATTAAACA gGGCATCATTAACCCGGTGCCATCAACTAAGAGCAGTCGCTCATCAACGTTGCAGTGCGCCCATGTGGCGGAAGGTCACAGTAAAGCTGTTCTCTGTGTCGACTGCACTGATGACCTTCTCTTTACCGGATCCAAAG ACCGGACCTGTAAGGTGTGGAACCTGGTGACGGGTCAGGAGATAATGTCCCTGGCAGGTCATCCCAACAACGTGGTGTCAGTCCGCTACAGCTCAAGTTTGGTCTTCACCATCTCCACCTCCTACATTAAAGTCTGGGACATCCGCGACTCGGCCAAGTGCATCCGAACACTATC GTCCTCTGGTCAGGTTAGTGTCGGCGACATCTGTGCGTCTACCACCAGCCGGACGGTCACCATCCCTGCAGGAGAGAACCAGATCAACCAGATCGCTCTCAACCCCAACGGGACGGTCCTATACGCTGCTGCCGGAAACTCAGTCAGAGTCTGGGATCTGCGAAG ATTTGCATCCACTGGGAAACTTACTGGTCACCTCGGCCCAGTAATGTGTTTGACTGTGGATAAGTCCGGAAAGAACCAAGACCTCGTGATCACTGGGTCCAAAGACCACTACATCAAG ctgttCGATGTGACTGAAGGCTCTCTGGGAAGCATCAGCCCAACACACAACTTTGAACCTCCGCATTACGACGGCATCGAGTCACTGGTGGTCCAGGGGGACATGCTCTTCAGCGGCTCCCGAGACAACGGCATCAAAAAGTGGGACCTGAACCGCAAAGACCTGCTGCAG CAAGTCCCGAACGCCCACCGGGACTGGGTGTGCGCGCTGGGCGTGGTCCCCGGCACCTCGGCTCTGCTGAGCGGCTGCAGAGGCGGGGTGCTCAAGCTTTGGCACACGGACACTCTGGGGACCATCGGGGAGCTCAAAGGTCACGACAGCCCCATCAACGCCATTTCTTGCAACAGCAGCCACATGTTCACTGCCTCCGA tgacCGCACAGTGAAGATCTGGCGTGTGCGCGGTGGACTGGACAGCACCTCAGAGACGGTCGACAATGCGGACGAGGTGGCCAGTAACTGA